The segment AGGAGAATAGACTTCCTGTTCGGTGAATAAGCCCCGCAGCTGCAGCTGTGCGTAGCCTTGTGTCAGCCAACCAAGGCACACCCAATAGAGCTGTGCAGATTTCGGTAAATATTTGTGAGTATTCTAAAAGTAGATGGCAAGACCAGCGAAAAGACAAACCGCTCGCAAAGCGCTCAAGAACGCTTCATAGACATCAGAATGACAAAAAAAATGAACTCCGCCCAATGCAAAAGCCAGCCGCTGTCTTGTTCTATAGGTGCGAGAGATGTGCCCAGCGGCTGTCGGGATCTACTTCGCCATCTTCACTACACACACGTTAGCGCGTGACCTCTCAGACCTCTGCGTTACCCTCTGCACCGCTTCACCTACCTCTCGATAAATGCACGCCTGACAAAAGCGAGCCTTACCAATCGTAAATCCACCCACTGTTGCTCTCCATGAATTCCTCACACGCCTCCTTCAGCGACAGATTCGGTCTCAGCTCACTGATCTTGAGCGGCTCCCTCGTTAATGGATCTGTTGGGCTTCTCTTCAAATGTTCGATGAGCGTTGCCCTTTCATAACTTCTCCCGTTTTTTGTGACCACCGGGTCGTGCATGATTTCGAAGGTAATGCCGTCAACAAGGTAATCAGGGACTTCGCGCTTCTGCTGGTGCTCAGGGTCGGAGATGGCAAAGGCAGTGCGGAGGTCATCGCGTTTTCTCTCGAATTCCATGCGCCGTTCCTCTTTCTCCTCTTGTCCTTCTGTCCTGCTTAATTCACTAGACTCCATGCGCGCGTCGACATCGTCGAGCTCTTTCTTGTGGTCCCGTTCGAGCATAGTCTCCAGGTCGGACAGCAGGTTGCCACGCCGCCGTATTCTTTCTCGTTCGCGAATTTCCCATTTACGTTTCTTGCACTTCAGGACATGTTGGGATATCAGGGCGGCGTTTGAGAAGGTGGTTTGCTGCGTGGATTTGGTACAATACTCGTACGCTTTGAGAGCGCTAGAGAGGGCTTCGTTGGGGTGGTTCACTGCGAGCTGGGCTTGCGCTGTGATTTGTGTTAGCGGTACATCGCTTCTACTACGCGCACTTGAGACATGTGAAGTTGGCAGTGAAGTTGGCAGTGAAGTTGGCAGTGAAGTTGGCAGTGAAGTTGGCAGTGAAGTTGGCAGTGAAGTTGGCAGTGAAGATGGATGTGAAGTTGGCAGTGAAGATGGATGTGAAGTTGGCAGTGAAGATGGATGTGAAGTTGGCAGTGAAGATGGATGTGAAGTTGGCAGTGAAGTTGGCAGTGAAGTTGGCAGTGAAGTTGGCAGTGAAGTTGGCAGTGAAGATGGATGTGAAGTTGGCAGTGAAGATGGATGTGAAGTTGGCAGTGAAGATGGATGTGAAGTTGGCAGTGAAGATGGATGTGAAGTTGGCAGTGAAGTTGGCAGTGAAGTTGGCAGTGAAGATGGATGTGAAGTTGGCAGTGAAGATGGATGTGAAGTTGGCAGTGAAGTTGGCAGTGAAGATGGATGTGAAGATGGATGTGAAGCTGGCAGTGAAGATGGCATTGGACGTACACAGCAAGTGGAATGCCTTCATATTCTCCGGCAGCT is part of the Ascochyta rabiei chromosome 21, complete sequence genome and harbors:
- a CDS encoding RING-type E3 ubiquitin transferase; amino-acid sequence: MPSGNEYAAEQLKSQGNTCFKNGDYEGAEGYYSQAIQKNSSNPLLFTNRAMARNKLEKWEGVIDDCIRSIEQLPENMKAFHLLSQAQLAVNHPNEALSSALKAYEYCTKSTQQTTFSNAALISQHVLKCKKRKWEIRERERIRRRGNLLSDLETMLERDHKKELDDVDARMESSELSRTEGQEEKEERRMEFERKRDDLRTAFAISDPEHQQKREVPDYLVDGITFEIMHDPVVTKNGRSYERATLIEHLKRSPTDPLTREPLKISELRPNLSLKEACEEFMESNSGWIYDW